In Paenibacillus durus, the DNA window TAATTTTCTCGATATCGGCTGCCTCAAGGAACCTTTGGCGGTTAAATTTGAAAGTAGAGACCCGCGCCCGCTCAACCTTCAAATATGGACGCCGGAAGAAGATCATTGCCGCCAGCGCAAAATAGAGTACAACGCCAACCCAATTCATTACCAGGCTGTTTTGGCTGCCAGATGATGTGTCGAACTGGCCGATGCTCCAATACAGAGCCCCCAATGCCGCAAGCAGTACAGGAAAAACAATATTGCGTCCCTTATAAACGTCGGCTTGACCGGCCTTGGATGAAGAATTAATGGAATCCTTGCCCTCTTTTTTTCTTCTCTTGTTGATCTGCTGTGTGTTGCGTTGAACCATTCTTTCCCAAGAACGGGCCATTTCATTTCCCCCTAGTCTTCCTGAAGTTTCTATGAAAAGACGGCTTCGGCTTGATTAATGAAGATTTCTATTGCCGTCTCGTTCATTTCCTTTGTCATCCACAATTTCAATCGACTCCAATTGAGCGCGGAAATTGCGGCGGACATTACCGAGATATATCTCCCGAAGTTTGGCGCGTTCTGCCAATTCCTCTTCGTTTAGTCCGACGCTCTTAGATTTGCGCGCCAGCTCATTAATGCGATTAACCAGTTCATCTATATTCAAAATGTTCCCTCCTAATTTCTGCTTGATTGTTCATGCCGGCATTAGCGGTAAGTTAAAGGAACCGGTAGAACTGCTCTAAATTCATTCTAACTTTGCCATGAGAAAAAGAGCTTGTCAAGGCGACTCCCCTGAAAGCTCATTTTACTGCATTAGCCTGATATGCTTCTACTCTGTTAATCAGCACTTTGCAAAATTTGCTTCAAGTCGCTAAGGGTATTTGCAAATGATTATTTGTATACGGGAATTGATAATATATCTCCGGCCTGGATATCGGAACCGCTCAAATTATTATGTCGTTTAATAGCATCAATATATACGACAGTTCTCATATCGGAAGCTTTATTCTTAAGAGCGATACTCCAGAGTGTATCGCCGGGCTCCACTACAATCCGCTTCTCCTGCTGTATTGATAACGAACTGGCAAATACTTGGCTTACCACGGTAAATCCCGAAATAATTAGAAGAAGCACAATCATCAGCTTAAAAACATCTTGCTGTTTCAATACGATACATGCTTTCTTGATGATCACTTTAGTGTTCTTTACGGATGGGTTCATATGGCTAGAAACCGCACTCCGGCACGCTGAGGCGGCCTCCGGTGTCTCATTATAAATGCTGCGGTATGTACTATATTTCAACATGTATCATCAACCTCCAAACACTTGTTCTTACTTGCAAAATTAATATAGCACGAACATGTGTTTCGATCAAGAGGTTTTTCGAACGATTGTTCCCCTTTATTTTTTTAGAACTTATGTTTGTGCGAACGGCAGTTCTATGTTATAATTTTCCCAAACATTACTAGATGGGGTGTATTCCGATGTCAAAGATTTCGAGTCGCCAGCTGGCGATCCTGGAATTTATACGTAACGAAGTTCGCAGCAAGGGGTATCCGCCTTCCGTCCGGGAAATTGGAGAAGCGGTCGGCCTGGCCTCCAGTTCTACCGTACACGGGCATCTTGACCGGCTGGAGAAGAAAGGACTTATCCGCCGCGATCCCACGAAACCGCGCGCCATTGAATTGCTGGGCCAGGAAGACTCCGAAAATGTCCAACAATTCGTGCAGACCGTTGCCCGAGTCCCGGTTGTTGGCAAGGTGACTGCGGGTGTGCCGATTACAGCAACAGAGAATATTGAAGATTATTTCCCCCTTCCCACCCATTACGTCGGAGAAAACAAGGTCTTCATGCTTTCCGTTATGGGCGACAGTATGATTGAAGCCGGCATCATGAACGGAGATTACGTCATCGTCCGCCAGCAGCAGACCGCCGATAACGGCGATATCGTGGTCGCAATGACGGAAGACGATGAAGCTACTGTCAAGACCTTCTATAAGGAGCGCGATCATATTCGCCTGCAGCCTGAAAATCCGGCCTATGAGCCGCTCCGGCTTAACCGGGTGAGTATTTTGGGTAAAGTGATTGGATTATTCAGAGACATCCATTAATGGCTGTGCACATTTGAAAGGCGGCCCCGTTTACCGGGTCCGCCTCTTTTCGTACATACTTTTTCAGCATAGCTCTTTGTGCCGCACTTCGATATTCAGAGAAATTAGAACGGCATATGCACTCCCTGCATATTTTATACCGTAAAGGAGTGCTGATCATATGCCTAATTACCGGATCATTGTCGATTTATCCCAGCGCATGTTGTACCTTCTGGATAACGATAAAGTCGTTCGGGGCTTCCCCGTAGGAATCGGCAAAATGTTAACCCAGACACCCGAGGGCGAATACACCATTGTTAATAAGCAGGCAAATCCAGGCGGACCATTCGGCGCATTCTGGATGGGACTTTCCAAGCCCCATTACGGCATTCACGGAACCAATAATCCCGCGTCAATCGGTCATCAGGTTTCGCATGGATGTATCCGTATGTACAATGCCGATGTACTTGAGCTGGCCCGGATCGTTCCGCTGGGTACTAGAGTAACTATTCGTGAATAAATATTAAAAACCGCCAAAAAATGGCGGTTCTATTATGCAAAAAGTTAGTACAACGCGATCAGCTCCATAAAAATGAGGTTGCAATGCCGCGGTCATCCAACTGTTGAAGCTGGACTTTAGGCTCCATTGGCGGATACTGGGTTTCTCTATTATCGTCATTCTAACTGACCAGACTGGCAGTTATTCAAAATAAGCTATCAGGGACGTAATAAACTTGCTGCGTATTTTTTTTATTATCCGGGTCTGTAACTATAGTAAAATAAACGTTGCCGTTTTTGGTCTGTACTCCCTCGATTTCATGGCTTCCCACATTTGTTATATTCACAAGGGTTTTGTATGCTCCTGTGTTTGACATCATAGCAATCT includes these proteins:
- the yneA gene encoding cell division suppressor protein YneA; this encodes MLKYSTYRSIYNETPEAASACRSAVSSHMNPSVKNTKVIIKKACIVLKQQDVFKLMIVLLLIISGFTVVSQVFASSLSIQQEKRIVVEPGDTLWSIALKNKASDMRTVVYIDAIKRHNNLSGSDIQAGDILSIPVYK
- a CDS encoding L,D-transpeptidase encodes the protein MPNYRIIVDLSQRMLYLLDNDKVVRGFPVGIGKMLTQTPEGEYTIVNKQANPGGPFGAFWMGLSKPHYGIHGTNNPASIGHQVSHGCIRMYNADVLELARIVPLGTRVTIRE
- the lexA gene encoding transcriptional repressor LexA; translated protein: MSKISSRQLAILEFIRNEVRSKGYPPSVREIGEAVGLASSSTVHGHLDRLEKKGLIRRDPTKPRAIELLGQEDSENVQQFVQTVARVPVVGKVTAGVPITATENIEDYFPLPTHYVGENKVFMLSVMGDSMIEAGIMNGDYVIVRQQQTADNGDIVVAMTEDDEATVKTFYKERDHIRLQPENPAYEPLRLNRVSILGKVIGLFRDIH
- a CDS encoding DUF896 domain-containing protein, with translation MNIDELVNRINELARKSKSVGLNEEELAERAKLREIYLGNVRRNFRAQLESIEIVDDKGNERDGNRNLH